The Pollutimonas sp. M17 sequence ACGCCCAGCTCATTCTCAAGCGATTTGATTTGAAACGTCAACGGAGGCTGAGCGATGCCGATTCTTTCCGCAGCGCGCGTGAAATGAAGCTCTTCCGCCGTAATGATGAAATAGCGTAGATGGCGTAAGTCCATTCGATACAAAATAAGTATTAAAACTGCAATTTTAATATATTGGACAAGCACTCTGAGCAACCCTAAACTCATTTCCAAATTCCATGGGGTGGCTCAATGCAAACTACTGATTCCGCTAAACCGCTAACGTCGATACTGGCTGAATTTACTTCGTCGCTTACGTTCGATCAGATACCTTCAGCCGTCGTTTCCGACACCAAGCTTCATGTGCTGGACGGCATAGGCGTCGCCATTTATGGCTCTCAGTTGCCCTGGACGCGCATCGTTGCCGAAACCATGGTCGAGCAAGGCGGCGCGGCGTCCGCAACGATATGGGGAACCGGGTTTCGCGCCACACCGCCTCAAGCGGCATTGGTCAACGCGACGGCCGGCCACTCCTTCGAGATGGACGACATCCATAAAGAATCGGTGCTCCATCCCAATTCGCTTTCCGTTCCGGTCGCTTTGGCCCTAGCCGAGTCGCGTCCATCCATCAGCGGCAAGGATGTATTGACGGCGCTGATTGCCGGAACCGAATTGGGCGCCAGGGTGGGAAATGCGGCAACGACCGCGCTGTTTCTTAATGGCTTTCACCCCCAAGGAACCACGGGTGCTTTTGTAGCGGCCGGCACCGCGGGAAGACTGCTCGAGCTTGACCCGCAGGCCATGCTGCACGCGATAGGAATCGCCGGATCCATGGGCGCGGGTTTGATGGCGGCGCAGGAAGGGGCCATGGTCAAACGGTTTCATGCCGGCAGGGCGGCCGAGTCGGGAATGCTGGCCGTGTCCTTGGCCAGCAAGGGGTTCACCGGCATAGAAAATATATTGGAAGCTGATTACGGGGGCTTCCTCAGCGCCTTCGGGCGAACCTATAACCTTGACCGCTTGCTTGACGGGCTGGGCTCGGACTGGGAGTCCGCCAAGGTGGGGTACAAGATGTACCCCAACGTCACCAGCATTCATACCTCGCTCGATGCGTTAAAGCAGTTGATGCATCAACACAAGCTTGCCGCTGATGATATCGAGCGTATCGACGTCGGATGCGGACACATGACCTATGTGCACACGGCATGGCCTTACGCGCCCAGCGGCGTGACCGCAGCTCAAATGAATTTGTTCTACGGGCTTGCGGTGATGGCCATACGCGGGGACGTCACACCTCACGATTATGCGGAAGACACCATCGCCGATTCAGATGTGCTGGCGTTCATTCCCCGGATTCGTCCATACGAAGACAAGGAAATCGATGATAAAGGCCCCGCCGCCCGGCATGCGGTAAAGATGAAGGTCATGACGAAATCGGGCCAGGAGCTGACGCATGATATCTGGTCCAGGCGAGGAAGCCCCGAGTGCCCCGTTTCCGACGAAGAGGTGAAGAAAAAATTCATCACTAACACTCAGCATGTACTGACGCAGAAAACCCAAAGCAAGATTGCCGATCTGGTTCTGAATATGGACGACATGCAGTCCCTGTCTGAGCTGACCAGCTTGTTGAGCGTGAAGAGCAATCAGGCGGGGTGAAAGGCTTGTGGAAGAGACCGAGTATCCAGTACTACAGGAGGAGAAACCAATGAAAATCAATCGTCGAAATTTTATTCTTTCCGCTTGCGCGGGCGGCATCGTCGCAGCTGCCCCGCAAATCGTGCGTGCGAATTCAAACCCCACTCGCATCGTATGCCCGTATGCCCCGGGTGGCGGAACCGATACGGTGACCAGGATAATGGCAGAGGGATTGAGCACGCTGACAGGCCAGTCGTATATTGTTGAAAACAAGCCCGGCGTAGGAGGCTTGGTCGGCCATCAGTATGTGGCTTCCGCCAAGCCCGATGGCAAGACCTTGTTGCTGGGGGCCATCGGCCCACTGGTCATTGCGCCGCATCTGTCGAAAATAACGTACGATCCTCAAAAGGACCTGGCACCGCTTACGATGGCGGTCATTTTTCCGAATGTGCTGGTGGTCAGCCCAAGTGTCGGCGTAAAGAACCTGAAGGAATTTATCGATTTGGCCAAAAAGCAGCCTTTGAGTTATGCCTCTACGGGTGCGGGATCCGCGGCGCACCTTGCCGGCGAGCTGCTTAACAACAGTGCCGGCCTGGATATTTTGCATGTCCCATACAAAGGCGGCTCGCAAGCCATGCTGGACTTG is a genomic window containing:
- a CDS encoding MmgE/PrpD family protein codes for the protein MQTTDSAKPLTSILAEFTSSLTFDQIPSAVVSDTKLHVLDGIGVAIYGSQLPWTRIVAETMVEQGGAASATIWGTGFRATPPQAALVNATAGHSFEMDDIHKESVLHPNSLSVPVALALAESRPSISGKDVLTALIAGTELGARVGNAATTALFLNGFHPQGTTGAFVAAGTAGRLLELDPQAMLHAIGIAGSMGAGLMAAQEGAMVKRFHAGRAAESGMLAVSLASKGFTGIENILEADYGGFLSAFGRTYNLDRLLDGLGSDWESAKVGYKMYPNVTSIHTSLDALKQLMHQHKLAADDIERIDVGCGHMTYVHTAWPYAPSGVTAAQMNLFYGLAVMAIRGDVTPHDYAEDTIADSDVLAFIPRIRPYEDKEIDDKGPAARHAVKMKVMTKSGQELTHDIWSRRGSPECPVSDEEVKKKFITNTQHVLTQKTQSKIADLVLNMDDMQSLSELTSLLSVKSNQAG
- a CDS encoding Bug family tripartite tricarboxylate transporter substrate binding protein, whose translation is MKINRRNFILSACAGGIVAAAPQIVRANSNPTRIVCPYAPGGGTDTVTRIMAEGLSTLTGQSYIVENKPGVGGLVGHQYVASAKPDGKTLLLGAIGPLVIAPHLSKITYDPQKDLAPLTMAVIFPNVLVVSPSVGVKNLKEFIDLAKKQPLSYASTGAGSAAHLAGELLNNSAGLDILHVPYKGGSQAMLDLVSGRVSAYYATPSSAQPYIKSGKLIALATTGDERSELLPDVPTLKESGYPGAVALNWYTFMAPAETPKDIQKTLNKNMVAVLKDPKTRSELSRHGMTPAPSTQEELRHFIAAESKRWGQLIKDRNIAAN